In Mustela nigripes isolate SB6536 chromosome 2, MUSNIG.SB6536, whole genome shotgun sequence, a single window of DNA contains:
- the DBR1 gene encoding lariat debranching enzyme: protein MRVAVAGCCHGELDKIYETLALAERRGPGRIDLLLCCGDFQAVRNEADLRCMAVPPKYRHMQTFYRYYSGEKKAPVLTIFIGGNHEASNHLQELPYGGWVAPNIYYLGLAGVVKYRGIRIGGISGIFKSHDYRKGHFECPPYNPATIRSIYHVRNIEVYKLKQLKQPMDIFLSHDWPRKIYHYGNKQQLLKTKSFFRQEVENNTLGSPAASELLEHFKPTYWFSAHLHVKFAALMQHQAKDQGQAAKETKFLALDKCLPHRDFLQVIEIEHDPSAPEYLEYDIEWLTVLRATDDLINVTEHLWNMPENNGLHTRWDYSATEEAMNKVLEILNHDLKVPCNFSITAACYDPSRPQTQMQLVHRINPQTTEFCAQLGITDMNVRLQKAKEEHHLCGEYEQQDDVESNDSGEDRSEYNTDTSALSSINPDEIMLDEEEEDEDSILSTHSDMNTPSVEPSSDQASDFSASFSDVRILPGSMVVSSDDTLGSPDGREGKLGEAPESGDGNDLTELPLKRLSDEHEPEQRKKIKRRNQAIYAAVDDDDAA from the exons ATGCGGGTGGCTGTGGCCGGCTGCTGCCACGGCGAGCTGGACAAGATCTATGAGACGCTGGCGCTGGCGGAAAGGCGCGGCCCTGGGCGGATAGATCTGCTGCTGTGCTGCGGCGACTTCCAGGCGGTGCGCAACGAGGCCGACTTGCGTTGCATGGCCGTCCCGCCCAAGTACCGCCACATGCAGACCTTCTACAG GTATTACTCTGGAGAGAAAAAGGCCCCAGTTCTCACAATCTTTATTGGGGGAAACCATGAAGCCTCAAATCATTTGCAAGAGTTACCCTATGGTGGCTGGGTGGCgccaaacatttattatttag GTTTGGCTGGTGTAGTAAAATACCGAGGCATAAGGATTGGTGGCATCTCTGGTATCTTTAAATCTCATGACTATCGAAAAG GTCATTTTGAGTGCCCCCCTTATAATCCAGCTACAATAAGGAGTATATATCATGTGAGAAATATTGAAGTCTATAAATTAAAACAG CTGAAGCAGCCTATGGACATATTCTTATCTCATGATTGGCCAAGAAAGATCTATCATTATGGAAATAAGCAGCAGCTTCTGAAGACTAAATCTTTTTTCCGACAAGAAGTGGAAAATAACACATTGGGAAGTCCTGCTGCCTCAGAGCTCTTAGAGCACTTCAAGCCTACATACTGGTTTTCTGCGCACCTTCATGTGAAGTTTGCAGCCTTAATGCAGCATCAG GCCAAGGATCAAGGACAGGCAGCCAAAGAAACCAAATTTTTAGCCTTGGACAAATGCTTACCACATAGAGACTTTCttcag gTGATAGAAATAGAACATGACCCCAGTGCTCCTGAGTACTTAGAGTATGATATTGAATGGCTCACTGTTCTCAGGGCTACTGATGATCTTATTAATGTGACTGAGCATCTATGGAATATGCCTGAGAATAATGGCCTACATACAAG GTGGGATTATAGTGCAACAGAAGAAGCTATGAACAAAGTATTGGAAATACTGAATCATGACCTCAAAGTTCCATGTAACTTCAGCATAACAGCTGCTTGTTATGATCCTAGCAGGCCACAAACACAAATGCAGTTGGTTCATAGGATCAATCCTCAAACTACTGAATTTTGTGCCCAACTTGGCATCACTGACATGAATGTCAGGCTTCAGAAGGCCAAGGAGGAACATCACTTATGTGGTGAATATGAACAGCAAGATGATGTGGAGAGTAATGACTCTGGAGAAGATCGTAGTGAATATAACACAGATACATCTGCCCTGTCCTCTATTAATCCAGATGAAATAATGTtagatgaagaagaggaagatgaagataGTATTTTAAGTACGCATAGTGACATGAATACACCATCTGTAGAACCTTCTTCTGATCAAGCTTCTGActtctctgccagcttctctgatGTCAGGATCTTGCCAGGTTCCATGGTTGTATCTTCTGATGATACGTTGGGTTCCCCAGATGGCAGAGAGGGGAAACTTGGTGAGGCTCCAGAGTCAGGGGATGGAAACGACTTAACTGAGTTGCCATTGAAGAGGCTGAGTGATGAACATGAAcctgaacaaagaaagaaaattaagaggagGAATCAAGCCATCTATGCTGCAGTGGATGATGATGATGCAGCATAA